In Bacillus weihaiensis, the genomic stretch ATTACCAAATAATCCATTTGCAACACTTGATGTGGATGGAGTTGGTAAGCTCATTGAGACAGGCGTGAAGCTTGGTCGTAATACGAAGCCTAACTTAAAAACAGGGATTTGTGGAGAGCATGGCGGAGAAAAGAAATCGATTCAATTTTGTCATGAAGTAGGGCTTGATTATGTAAGCTGTTCTCCATACCGTGTCCCGCTAGCGAGATTAGCAGCAGCTCAAGCAACGATAAGAGCAGGGCAAAAGGAGACTAAGCAGCCTCAAACCCAATGTTAAGAGTAAGGATTACTTATGTGAATTTATTTCTTCCATAAGTAATCCTATTTATATGATTTTTAAAAGGGGAAGTACACCAGATCATCACTCGCTTTTTACATTTCCTTCGTGGGTTAACATCGTTTCATAGGAACGTAAAGATAAGAGAATTTCAAGTATATGTAAAACGCTCTCTATGTCAAGTGAAACCGACAATATTTTTTTAAAATCAATAGCGAAAGATAAAAAGATAAGCTACAATGTAAGATACTCCAATATTAGCACAGACTAAATAATCAGCATGTTTCTGATTTTTCAACGTAAGCTAAGATAAGGACAAGTTATTGATGGGGGACTTTTCATATGGTTTTTTCAAAAGGAAAAAGAGATAAATTCTCAGAGCTTTTAGTAAAAATCACAGGTAATCTGGAGAAAACTACGAGGTTCTGTGTTGAACATACTATAGCTAATCATCATGATTTACAGTTGTTCTTAGAGACAGTGAAGGACTATGAAAATCAAGGGGACGAATACATACATATTATTACGAAAGAGTTAAATCAAACCTTCATTACCCCAATTGATCGTGAGGATATATTAGAGCTGGCGATTCAATTAGATGACGTATTAGATGGACTAGAGCATATTGGGGCTATGCTTGAGATGTATTCAGTTGTTGAACTAACTGAGCATATGAAAAAGTTTATTCAGACGATTCATCAATGTGCAATAGAAATATCTCAAGCTATTGAATGTTTGTCTAGTAAAAAGCTGCAAGATATTTCAACCTACTCTTTACGAATTAAAGAGCATGAATCTAATAGTGATAATTTATTACGTGTAGCGGTGAAGAACCTATTCGCTGGTGTGAAGGACCCGATAAAAATTATTCAACATAAAGACATTTATGAAGCATTAGAAGGCATTGTAGATGATTGTCGGAAGGTTGCTAATATTTTAGATAGTATAGCGATGAAGAATGCGTAGGATGATTATCTAATATGGACGCAACTTTGTTGATAACGATCCTTATTGTTTTTGGTGCTCTTCTATTTGACTTTATCAATGGCTTTCATGATACAGCCAATGCGATTGCAACTAGTGTTTCCACAAAAGCGTTAAAGCCTAGACAAGCAGTTGTCCTTGCAGCAGTCATGAATTTTGTCGGTGCTCTTACCTTTACGGGGGTTGCTAAAACAATCACAAGTGATATTATTGACCCCTTTACCTTACAGAATGGTTCGGTTATTATTCTAGCGGCTTTATTATCTGCGATTATATGGAATATGCTAACCTGGTACTATGGAATTCCAAGTAGCTCATCACATGCCATTATTGGTTCCATCGTAGGTGCTGCAATTGCGGCATCGGGTTTATTTATCATTGACTTTAATGGTTTTTTCAAGATTATACAATCATTGTTTTTAACCCCGATTTTGGCCTTTGTCATTGGATACATTGTATATAGTTTATTTAAAGTTGTTTTTCGAAACCAATCTTTAATGAAATCAAATAATCGATTTAGACGGTATCAAATCATTACTGCAGCCTTTCAATCCTATACCCATGGTACGAATGACGCGCAAAAGGCAATGGGAATTATCACATTAGCTCTGATTGCGAACAACTACCATCACTCATTAGACATTCCTTTTTGGGTCCAATTCTCATGTGCCCTTGCAATGGGGTTAGGGACGTCAGTCGGTGGCTGGAGAATCATTAAAACAGTTGGAAATAAAATCATGAAAATCCGTCCAGTAAACGGTGTCGCGGCGGACCTATCATCAGCTGGGATTATCCTAGGAGCAACTTTGTTTCATTTACCAGTGAGTACAACACATGTTATTTCATCCTCTATTCTTGGTGTCGGTTCGTCTCATCGGAAAAAGGGGGTCAACTGGGGAACGGCTCAAATGATGGTTATTACATGGGTTATCACCCTTCCAGCTTCAGCTATTTTAGCAGGGATTATTTATTATCTAGTAAATATCTTTTTGTAGAGAAACAGCATTCATATGAGAGTGCTGTTTTTTAGTGTCGGTGGTGTAAGAGTGATTGATAGTTAGATAGTTATGAAGTGAAGAATGGCATTAAGCCTACACTTGCATTCATAGTTCTCTATTCCGTTCATATACTAGGACAAGGAGACGGAGAGGAGAGATATTAATGCAAGACATCTTATTTTTAATTGTTTCTTTACTTCTATTAAGTTTTATAACAGGTATGAAAATGTTAATTCACATTTGGGGAAAGAAATACGAATATAAAACTGCCTGGAGTTTGGTAGATCAGAAGAAACCTCTTAACGAGAAAAGACAAGTAGGTTATCGTCGATAAACAGAGATATATTTCTCTGTTTTTTATTATGATTCTTTTACGTATAGTCTTACACCAGGCCTTTTCTTTGACTACTATGGTCATCGTATTTTTTAGATTAAATTGTTCTTTCCTCTCCTTTGTAGTATATTTGAAGCACGAATTTATATAAAAGAGGTTATTGCTAATGAGCTTACAACAGGAAATAAACAAACGCCGTACGTTTGCTATCATCTCTCACCCGGATGCAGGTAAAACGACGTTAACAGAAAAATTATTATTTTTCGGTCAAATTATTCGTTCAACAGGAACGGTTAAAGGGAAGAAATCTGGTAAATTTGCTGCATCTGACTGGATGGAGATTGAGAAAAAGCGTGGGATCTCTGTCACATCAAGTGTTATGAGCTTTCCTTACCATGATTTCCACGTTAATATTTTGGATACACCGGGACACGAAGATTTCAGTGAGGATACGTATCGTACATTAACGGCAGTTGATAGTGTGGTCATGATAATTGACTCAACTAAAGGTGTTGAGCCACAAACGATTAAGCTTTTTAAAGTATGTCGTATGAGAGGAATTCCAATCTTTACGTTTATTAACAAGCTTGACCGTGAAGGTCGTGATCCATTAGAGTTGCTAGCTGAAATTGAAGAAGTATTGGGCATTGAGTCTTACCCAATGAATTGGCCAGTAGGAAGTGGAAAACGTTTCTTAGGGATCCATGACCGTTTCAATAATCAATTTGTTCAATTTAAAGGAGACGAAGAGGAGGCAATGATTCCCCTCGATGAACTCGCTGGAACAGGCATTGAAGAGAATGTAGTGTACCGAGATACATTAGGTGAGATTGAGCTTCTTGAGGAGGCAGGAAATGAGTTTGATCCAGAACGAGTAAGTAGAGGAGAGCTAACACCAGTTTTCTTCGGTAGTGCCCTTGCGAACTTTGGAGTCCAAACATTCTTTGATACGTTCCTTCAATTTGCTGCGCAGCCACAGCCTCGTAAAACAGACCAAGGGTTAGTGGAGCCGAGCAAGGACCAATTCTCAGGCTATATCTTTAAAATCCAAGCAAATATGAATCCTGCTCACCGTGATCGAATTGCCTTTTTCCGTGTGTGCTCTGGAAAATTCGAACGTGGGATGAGTGTAAACCTGAGTAGGACCAATAAATCCATTAAGCTAAATCAAACCCAAGCATTTATGGCGAAAGATCGTGATACTGTTGATGAAGCCTATCCAGGTGATATTATCGGTATTTATGATCCGAACATTTATCAAATTGGCGACACATTAATTGGTGGAAAGGAAAACTACCAATACGAGGAGCTTCCTCAATTCCCACCTGAGCAATTCAAGCGTGTTCAAGCGAAAAACGTCATGAAGGCAAAGCAATTTCGTAAAGGGATTGAGCAGCTTGTTCAAGAGGGAGCGATTCAGTTATATCGTCAGGAATTGAATGATTCCATTATCTTAGGTGCCGTTGGTCAGCTTCAATTTGAGGTATTTGAATACCGTATGAAGGCTGAATACAATGTAGAGCTTGAATTCACATCGCTTGGTGAGCGAATTCCCCGCTGGATCAAAAGTGAGAATTTTGATAAGCGATTCTTTGATTCACGAAGTATGTTAGTTAAAGACCGCTTTGGTGCATACGCTGTTCTTTTTGAAAATGAGTTTACGTTACGTTACTTCCTAGAAAATCAAAAAGACATTGAGCTTGTTGATTTATTAGAAGAAAATGATTACCAAGGGTTCCAATCACATCAATAAGCAGATAGGGAGGTGAGTTCATTGATTTGAACTCGCCTCTTTTTCTATTAGCATGATATGATAGAAGGAAAAAGTAGGGGTCTTATGGAAATTATTCAAGCGCATCTAAAAGAACTACATGCTGTAGCCACTTTATTTAACCAATACCGGGTCTTTTATGACCAACCAAGCAATCTTCAAGGTGCACAAAAATTTATCCTCGAACGAATGGAGAAAAACGAATCCGTTATTTTCTTAGCTCTTGATGAAGAAGTACCGCTGGGATTCGTACAGCTTTATCCTATTTTCACATCTGTTGGGATGAAACGAAAGTGGTTATTAAATGATTTATTCGTTGACGATGCACATCGTCGTAAAGGTGTAGGGAAGGCATTAATGAATGCGGCAAAACGTTTAGGAGAAGAAACAGAAGCAGCAGGAATTTTGTTAGAAACGACAAAGGATAACCTAAAGGCACAAGCGCTATACGAAAGCTTAGGCTTTCAAAAAGAGGACACGGTCTTTTTCTATAATCTTTCCTTATAAATGAACTAGATAGGAGTTTATCACATGGTTTTAAAAGTATTATTTGCACTCGTACTCCCGTTCCTACTCGTCCTTTTGTTTACACGAGTGAGTTATAATCATTATGTAGGAACAGCTTTGACAGCCGCTCTTTTAATCGCTTCTTATACCCGTGGTTATGCTGACTACACCTTCATTATGGTAATAGATGCGATGTCATTAGTTGCGGGTTTTTTCTATGCAAGAAAAATGAAACGTGAGTTAGTTAAAAAGAATTAGGTTTGAGTAATCGATGAAACAGGAATACTTATCTTAAGAGCTAGAGATGGCTCTTTTTTATTTTTGGCTTTGTTAACCGTGCGTGGTAGTCGCTTTTTTCTAGAACAAGAAGCAGACTTGGATAATCTCACTTCCTACTTTTTTAAAAAATAATCCTATCATAACGGACAGAAGTATACATTCACTGGGTTTCCACCTCAGTAGTTCCATGGATTCCTTCAAAATCAACTCAACAGAGTGCGAAAAATAGATATACCTCTTTATTAAAAGGAAGCTCTTTTTTAATGCTTCTAAAAATAGTGTAGCATCTTAATAAATTTCATGCGAACTTTAGTTCGTATTTTTAGTGATTTTCACGATATATATGGTAAACTAAATACAACAGATACTTTTCGAATGGAGGCTTTTGCGTGAGTGAGCAATTTGAATTAGTCTCGAAATATACGCCTCAAGGTGATCAGCCTAAGGCCATTACGTCTTTAGTTGAAGGAATTCAACAGGGGAAAAAGCACCAAACACTTTTAGGAGCAACAGGAACAGGTAAAACCTTTACTGTTTCAAATGTGATTAAAGAGGTAAACAAGCCCACTTTGGTCATCGCTCATAATAAAACACTAGCTGGTCAGCTTTATAGTGAATTTAAAGAATTTTTCCCTAATAATGCTGTTGAATATTTTGTAAGCTACTATGATTATTATCAACCAGAAGCATACGTGCCACAAACAGATACATTTATTGAAAAAGATTCAAGTATCAATGATGAAATAGATAAACTACGACATTCTGCAACCTCTGCATTATTCGAGCGACAAGATGTGATTGTGATTGCAAGTGTGTCGTGTATTTATGGTCTCGGTTCTCCTGAGGAATATAAAGAGCTTGTTGTTTCACTGCGAACAGGCATGGAGATTGAGAGAAATCAATTGTTAAGAAGACTTGTGGATGTTCAATATGAGCGGAATGATATTGATTTTCGAAGAGGAACGTTTCGTGTTCGTGGAGACGTTGTTGAAATTTTCCCAGCCTCACGGGATGAACAATGTATTCGTGTTGAGTTTTTCGGTGATGAGATTGATCGTATTCGTGAGGTCGATGCTCTTACTGGTGAAATATTAGGCGAGCGCGAGCATGTTGCGATTTTCCCAGCCTCCCACTTCGTTACGAGAGAGGAAAAGATGGAAAAGGCAATTGTTAATATTGAGGCGGAGCTTGAAGAAAGGCTAGAGGAGCTTCGGGAAAACGGAAAACTACTTGAAGCCCAGCGTCTTGAACAACGAACGCGTTATGATTTGGAAATGATGAGAGAAATGGGCTTTTGTTCAGGCATCGAAAACTATTCCCGTCATTTAACGCTTCGTCCATCTGGTTCAACACCATACACATTGCTAGACTTCTTTCCGGATGATTTTTTAATTGTTGTGGATGAGTCTCACGTCACAATCCCACAAATTAGAGGGATGTTTAATGGTGACCAGGCTCGTAAGCAGGTGTTAGTCGATCATGGATTCCGATTACCATCAGCGATGGACAATAGACCACTTCGGTTTGAGGAATTTGAAAAGCATTTACATAATATCCTCTATGTCTCAGCAACACCAGGGCAATATGAGATCGATCATTCACCGAAGATGATTGAGCAAATTATCCGCCCTACTGGACTACTTGATCCGACGATTGATGTTCGCCCAATCCAAGGGCAAATTGATGATCTAATTGGTGAGATTCATACAAGGGTTGAACGAAACGAACGTGTGCTTATTACAACTCTAACGAAAAAGATGTCAGAGGATCTAACAAATTACTTGAAAGAGATTGGCATTAAGGTTAACTATCTCCACTCAGAGATTAAAACATTAGAGCGAATTGAAATTATTCGTGAGCTACGTCTTGGGAAATATGATGTCCTTATTGGAATTAACTTGTTAAGGGAAGGACTTGATATACCTGAGGTTTCCCTTGTGGCCATATTAGATGCTGATAAAGAAGGCTTCTTACGTTCTGAACGTTCTCTTATCCAGACAATTGGTCGTGCAGCACGTAACTCTGAAGGTCACGTTATTATGTATGCTGATAAAATAACGAAATCAATGAATATCGCTTTAAATGAAACACAACGCCGTCGTGAAACTCAGGAAGCCTACAACGCTAAACATGGCATTACTCCTAAGACGATTCAGAAGGAGATTCGTGATGTTATCCGTGCAACGATGGCTGCAGAGGCACAGGAAGAATACGATGCACCAGTTTCGAATAAATTATCAAAGCTTACTAAGAAAGAGCGTGACAAAGTCATAGCAGAAATGGAAAACGAAATGAAGGAAGCAGCAAAAGCGTTGAACTTCGAACGTGCGGCTGAGCTGCGTGACTTATTATTAGAATTAAAAGCGGAGGGGTGAAAATAAATGGCAATGGAACATATCGTAGTAAAAGGAGCCCGTGCTCATAACTTAAAGAATATCGATGTAACGATTCCCCGTGACAAGCTCGTTGTCTTAACGGGATTATCAGGTTCAGGTAAATCGTCACTTGCCTTTGATACCATATATGCTGAAGGGCAAAGACGTTATGTGGAATCCCTCTCAGCTTATGCGCGACAATTTCTAGGACAAATGGATAAGCCTGACGTGGATGCGATTGAAGGATTATCACCTGCTATCTCAATTGATCAAAAAACAACAAGCCGAAATCCACGTTCAACCGTTGGGACAGTTACGGAAATATATGATTATCTTCGACTCCTATATGCAAGAGTGGGGAGACCGACCTGTCCAAATCACGGAATTGAAATTAGTTCCCAAACCATTGAGCAAATGGTTGACCGGATTATGGAATACCCAGAACGTACGAAGCTACAAGTTCTTGCTCCAATGGTATCTGGTCGAAAGGGCACACATGTAAAGGTATTAGAAGACATTAAGAAACAGGGCTATGTTCGTGTTCGTGTAAATGGAGAAATGCAGGAATTATCAGATGACATCACTCTTGAGAAAAATAAAAAACACTCTATTGAAGTGGTGATTGATCGAATTGTTGTGAAGGATGGAGTTGCTTCTCGTCTTGCTGATTCATTAGAAACCGCGCTTCGCTTAGGTGAAGGGAGAGTCATGATTGATGTTATGGGAGAAGAAGAATTACTATTTAGTGAACATCATGCTTGCCCACAATGTGGGTTTTCAATTGGAGAGTTAGAGCCTAGAATGTTCTCCTTTAACAGCCCGTTCGGTGCGTGTCCATCATGTGATGGTTTAGGAACAAAGCTAGAGGTCGATTTGGACCTTATCATTCCTAATAAAGAGCTATCCTTGAATCAGAATGCCATTGCGCCATGGGAGCCAACAAGCTCTCAATATTATCCGCAAATGATTCAAGCAGTATGTAATCATTATGGAATTGATATGGATATTCCTGTGAAGGATATTCCGAAGCATTTAATGGATAAAATCTTATTTGGAAGTGACGAAGAGGAAATTTATTTTCGATACGAAAATGACTTTGGTCAAATTCGAGAGAACTACATTCAATTTGAAGGTGTCGTTCGGAATGTAGAGCGTCGCTATAAGGAAACGAGCTCCGATTATATTCGCGAGCAAATGGAAAAATATATGGGTCAGCAGCATTGTCCAACCTGTAAAGGACATCGTTTAAAAAGAGAATCGTTAGCCGTTCTTATTCAAGGAAACCATATTGGTGAGATCACGAAACTCTCAGTTCAAGATTCATTGAACTTTTTTGACTCTCTTACCTTGACTGAAAAAGAAATGAAGATTGCCAATCTCATTTTTAAAGAAATCAGTGAAAGATTAGGATTTTTAAACAATGTAGGACTTGATTACTTAACGTTAAACCGATCTGCTGGCACGCTCTCAGGTGGTGAAGCCCAGCGAATTCGCCTTGCAACTCAAATTGGCTCTCGACTAACAGGAGTTTTGTATATATTAGATGAACCATCTATAGGTCTTCATCAACGTGATAATGATCGACTTATTCAAACACTGCAAAGCATGCGAGATATTGGGAATACATTAATTGTCGTTGAGCATGATGAAGACACAATGATGGCAGCAGATTATCTAATTGATATTGGTCCAGGTGCAGGAATTCATGGGGGACAAGTTATCTCAGCAGGTACACCTGAAGAAGTCATGAACGATGAAAATTCTCTTACAGGTCAATACCTAGCTGGGACGAAATTTATCTCCTTACCATACGAACGAAGAAAACCTGACGGAAGATACATCGAAGTGAAAGGTGCAAAGGAAAACAACCTTAAAAATGTGAGCGTCAAAATTCCTTTAGGTACTTTTATTTCTGTAACGGGAGTGTCTGGTTCAGGCAAAAGTACCCTTGTAAACGAGATTTTATTAAAATCATTATCTCAAAAGCTGCATAAATCAAAGGTAAAGCCTGGTGAACATAAGGAAGTAAAAGGTGTCGAGCACCTAGAAAAGGTTATTAATATCGATCAATCTCCGATAGGACGCACACCAAGATCAAACCCAGCAACATACACAGGTGTTTTTGATGACATTCGCGATGTGTTTGCTACGACGAATGAAGCAAAGGTACGAGGCTATAAAAAGGGACGCTTCAGCTTTAATGTAAAAGGTGGGCGCTGTGAA encodes the following:
- a CDS encoding inorganic phosphate transporter; the protein is MDATLLITILIVFGALLFDFINGFHDTANAIATSVSTKALKPRQAVVLAAVMNFVGALTFTGVAKTITSDIIDPFTLQNGSVIILAALLSAIIWNMLTWYYGIPSSSSHAIIGSIVGAAIAASGLFIIDFNGFFKIIQSLFLTPILAFVIGYIVYSLFKVVFRNQSLMKSNNRFRRYQIITAAFQSYTHGTNDAQKAMGIITLALIANNYHHSLDIPFWVQFSCALAMGLGTSVGGWRIIKTVGNKIMKIRPVNGVAADLSSAGIILGATLFHLPVSTTHVISSSILGVGSSHRKKGVNWGTAQMMVITWVITLPASAILAGIIYYLVNIFL
- the uvrA gene encoding excinuclease ABC subunit UvrA translates to MAMEHIVVKGARAHNLKNIDVTIPRDKLVVLTGLSGSGKSSLAFDTIYAEGQRRYVESLSAYARQFLGQMDKPDVDAIEGLSPAISIDQKTTSRNPRSTVGTVTEIYDYLRLLYARVGRPTCPNHGIEISSQTIEQMVDRIMEYPERTKLQVLAPMVSGRKGTHVKVLEDIKKQGYVRVRVNGEMQELSDDITLEKNKKHSIEVVIDRIVVKDGVASRLADSLETALRLGEGRVMIDVMGEEELLFSEHHACPQCGFSIGELEPRMFSFNSPFGACPSCDGLGTKLEVDLDLIIPNKELSLNQNAIAPWEPTSSQYYPQMIQAVCNHYGIDMDIPVKDIPKHLMDKILFGSDEEEIYFRYENDFGQIRENYIQFEGVVRNVERRYKETSSDYIREQMEKYMGQQHCPTCKGHRLKRESLAVLIQGNHIGEITKLSVQDSLNFFDSLTLTEKEMKIANLIFKEISERLGFLNNVGLDYLTLNRSAGTLSGGEAQRIRLATQIGSRLTGVLYILDEPSIGLHQRDNDRLIQTLQSMRDIGNTLIVVEHDEDTMMAADYLIDIGPGAGIHGGQVISAGTPEEVMNDENSLTGQYLAGTKFISLPYERRKPDGRYIEVKGAKENNLKNVSVKIPLGTFISVTGVSGSGKSTLVNEILLKSLSQKLHKSKVKPGEHKEVKGVEHLEKVINIDQSPIGRTPRSNPATYTGVFDDIRDVFATTNEAKVRGYKKGRFSFNVKGGRCEACRGDGIIKIEMHFLPDVYVPCEVCHGKRYNRETLEVTYKGKNISDILEMTVEDSVTFFENIPKIKRKLQTILDVGLGYITLGQPATTLSGGEAQRVKLASELHRRSTGRSLYILDEPTTGLHVDDIARLLKVLQRLVENGDTVLVIEHNLDVIKAADYLIDLGPEGGDKGGQIIGVGTPEELMNNEHSHTGRYLKPIIQRDRERMRKLIKEKEEVTQS
- a CDS encoding DUF47 domain-containing protein, with protein sequence MVFSKGKRDKFSELLVKITGNLEKTTRFCVEHTIANHHDLQLFLETVKDYENQGDEYIHIITKELNQTFITPIDREDILELAIQLDDVLDGLEHIGAMLEMYSVVELTEHMKKFIQTIHQCAIEISQAIECLSSKKLQDISTYSLRIKEHESNSDNLLRVAVKNLFAGVKDPIKIIQHKDIYEALEGIVDDCRKVANILDSIAMKNA
- a CDS encoding DUF2198 family protein translates to MVLKVLFALVLPFLLVLLFTRVSYNHYVGTALTAALLIASYTRGYADYTFIMVIDAMSLVAGFFYARKMKRELVKKN
- a CDS encoding GNAT family N-acetyltransferase yields the protein MEIIQAHLKELHAVATLFNQYRVFYDQPSNLQGAQKFILERMEKNESVIFLALDEEVPLGFVQLYPIFTSVGMKRKWLLNDLFVDDAHRRKGVGKALMNAAKRLGEETEAAGILLETTKDNLKAQALYESLGFQKEDTVFFYNLSL
- a CDS encoding peptide chain release factor 3, whose translation is MSLQQEINKRRTFAIISHPDAGKTTLTEKLLFFGQIIRSTGTVKGKKSGKFAASDWMEIEKKRGISVTSSVMSFPYHDFHVNILDTPGHEDFSEDTYRTLTAVDSVVMIIDSTKGVEPQTIKLFKVCRMRGIPIFTFINKLDREGRDPLELLAEIEEVLGIESYPMNWPVGSGKRFLGIHDRFNNQFVQFKGDEEEAMIPLDELAGTGIEENVVYRDTLGEIELLEEAGNEFDPERVSRGELTPVFFGSALANFGVQTFFDTFLQFAAQPQPRKTDQGLVEPSKDQFSGYIFKIQANMNPAHRDRIAFFRVCSGKFERGMSVNLSRTNKSIKLNQTQAFMAKDRDTVDEAYPGDIIGIYDPNIYQIGDTLIGGKENYQYEELPQFPPEQFKRVQAKNVMKAKQFRKGIEQLVQEGAIQLYRQELNDSIILGAVGQLQFEVFEYRMKAEYNVELEFTSLGERIPRWIKSENFDKRFFDSRSMLVKDRFGAYAVLFENEFTLRYFLENQKDIELVDLLEENDYQGFQSHQ
- the uvrB gene encoding excinuclease ABC subunit UvrB, producing MSEQFELVSKYTPQGDQPKAITSLVEGIQQGKKHQTLLGATGTGKTFTVSNVIKEVNKPTLVIAHNKTLAGQLYSEFKEFFPNNAVEYFVSYYDYYQPEAYVPQTDTFIEKDSSINDEIDKLRHSATSALFERQDVIVIASVSCIYGLGSPEEYKELVVSLRTGMEIERNQLLRRLVDVQYERNDIDFRRGTFRVRGDVVEIFPASRDEQCIRVEFFGDEIDRIREVDALTGEILGEREHVAIFPASHFVTREEKMEKAIVNIEAELEERLEELRENGKLLEAQRLEQRTRYDLEMMREMGFCSGIENYSRHLTLRPSGSTPYTLLDFFPDDFLIVVDESHVTIPQIRGMFNGDQARKQVLVDHGFRLPSAMDNRPLRFEEFEKHLHNILYVSATPGQYEIDHSPKMIEQIIRPTGLLDPTIDVRPIQGQIDDLIGEIHTRVERNERVLITTLTKKMSEDLTNYLKEIGIKVNYLHSEIKTLERIEIIRELRLGKYDVLIGINLLREGLDIPEVSLVAILDADKEGFLRSERSLIQTIGRAARNSEGHVIMYADKITKSMNIALNETQRRRETQEAYNAKHGITPKTIQKEIRDVIRATMAAEAQEEYDAPVSNKLSKLTKKERDKVIAEMENEMKEAAKALNFERAAELRDLLLELKAEG